A genomic segment from Actinomadura hallensis encodes:
- a CDS encoding universal stress protein: MSAYRIILVGTDGSDSSFRAVDRAAQLAAATGATLLLATAYSPMPERERASAADRLGDLAYKVQGSTPADDALRAARERAVAAGATDIDQVAVEGDAVDVISRLAKERRADLVVVGNRGLNSLAGRILGSVPANLSHRSPCDVLIVHTTDGK, translated from the coding sequence ATGAGCGCGTACCGCATCATCCTCGTCGGCACCGACGGCTCGGACTCCTCGTTCCGCGCGGTCGACCGGGCGGCCCAGCTGGCCGCGGCCACCGGCGCCACCCTGTTGCTCGCCACGGCCTACAGCCCCATGCCCGAGCGGGAGCGCGCCAGCGCCGCCGACCGGCTCGGGGACCTGGCCTACAAGGTACAGGGGTCCACCCCGGCCGACGACGCGCTGCGGGCCGCGCGGGAACGGGCCGTCGCCGCCGGCGCCACCGACATCGACCAGGTCGCCGTGGAGGGCGACGCCGTCGACGTCATCTCCCGGCTGGCGAAGGAGCGCCGGGCCGACCTGGTCGTGGTCGGCAACCGCGGGCTGAACAGCCTGGCCGGGCGCATCCTCGGGTCGGTCCCGGCGAACCTCTCGCACCGCTCCCCCTGCGACGTGCTGATCGTCCACACCACCGACGGCAAGTGA
- a CDS encoding ABC transporter ATP-binding protein, translating to MNISKAPAEEPRPVEDAEVLLEVDNLGKHFPVTSGLLRRQIAAVKAVDGVSFSVRKGETLGLVGESGCGKSTTGRMIMRLLDPSFGKITFEGRDITRMSQSRLRPLRRDLQMIFQDPYSSLNPRKTVGSIVGAPFRLQKIQTEKGVKKAVQELLELVGLNPEHYNRYPHEFSGGQRQRIGIARTLALKPKLIIADEPVSALDVSVQAQVVNLLEDLQDELDLTYVVIAHDLSVVRHISDRVAVMYLGKIVEMADQADLYERPMHPYTNALLSAVPIPDPAERGERKRIRLQGDVPSPLDPPPACRFHTRCWKAQDICKQVEPPLVELSPGHQAACHFPENTTVSATDAVAKAAVAPGGPGGDAGEQAAPAGDAAE from the coding sequence GTGAACATTTCGAAGGCCCCGGCGGAGGAGCCCCGGCCGGTCGAGGACGCCGAGGTGCTGCTCGAGGTGGACAACCTCGGCAAGCACTTCCCCGTGACCTCGGGGCTGCTGCGCCGGCAGATCGCGGCCGTCAAGGCCGTCGACGGGGTGTCCTTCTCCGTCCGCAAGGGCGAGACGCTCGGGCTGGTGGGGGAGTCGGGCTGCGGCAAGTCCACCACCGGCCGCATGATCATGCGGCTGCTGGACCCGAGCTTCGGGAAGATCACCTTCGAGGGCCGGGACATCACCAGGATGTCGCAGAGCAGGCTCCGGCCGCTCCGCCGCGACCTCCAGATGATCTTCCAGGACCCGTACTCGTCGCTGAACCCGCGCAAGACGGTCGGCTCGATCGTCGGCGCCCCGTTCCGGCTGCAGAAGATCCAGACCGAGAAGGGCGTCAAGAAGGCCGTCCAGGAGCTGCTGGAGCTGGTCGGGCTGAACCCCGAGCACTACAACCGGTACCCGCACGAGTTCTCCGGCGGGCAGCGGCAGCGCATCGGGATCGCCCGCACCCTCGCCCTCAAACCCAAGCTGATCATCGCGGACGAGCCGGTGTCCGCGCTGGACGTGTCGGTGCAGGCGCAGGTCGTGAACCTCCTGGAGGACCTGCAGGACGAACTCGACCTCACCTACGTGGTCATCGCCCACGACCTGTCGGTGGTGCGGCACATCTCCGACCGGGTCGCCGTCATGTACCTCGGCAAGATCGTCGAAATGGCGGACCAGGCCGACCTGTACGAGCGTCCCATGCACCCCTACACCAACGCGCTGCTGTCGGCCGTGCCGATCCCGGACCCGGCCGAGCGCGGCGAGCGCAAGCGGATCCGGCTGCAGGGCGACGTGCCCAGCCCTCTGGACCCGCCGCCCGCCTGCCGCTTCCACACCCGCTGCTGGAAGGCGCAGGACATCTGCAAGCAGGTCGAGCCGCCGCTGGTCGAGCTCAGCCCCGGCCACCAGGCCGCCTGCCACTTCCCGGAGAACACCACGGTCAGCGCGACCGACGCGGTCGCCAAGGCCGCGGTGGCGCCCGGCGGGCCCGGCGGCGACGCCGGCGAGCAGGCCGCGCCGGCCGGCGACGCCGCGGAGTAG
- a CDS encoding HAD family hydrolase, translated as MARGELQAVLFDMDGLLIDSERIWLEVESEVMAWLGGEWSAAHQENLVGGSLDVAVRYMLELTGADASPEEVGRRMLDGMAERLAACVPMMPGAKELLAEVRAAGVDAALVSSSHRRLIEPVLDAVGREHFALTVAGDEVARTKPDPEPYLTAAARLGADPARCVVLEDSPNGVAAAEAAGCVTVAVPGVLPVPPAPGRVVVGSLREVSLGMLRSLPAFTGG; from the coding sequence GTGGCCCGAGGCGAGCTGCAGGCCGTGCTGTTCGACATGGACGGTCTGCTCATCGACTCCGAACGCATCTGGCTGGAGGTCGAGTCGGAGGTCATGGCGTGGCTGGGCGGCGAGTGGAGCGCCGCCCACCAGGAGAACCTCGTCGGCGGCTCCCTGGACGTCGCCGTCCGCTACATGCTGGAGCTGACCGGCGCCGACGCCTCCCCCGAGGAGGTCGGGCGGCGGATGCTGGACGGCATGGCCGAGCGGCTCGCCGCCTGCGTCCCGATGATGCCCGGTGCCAAGGAGCTGCTCGCCGAGGTCCGCGCCGCCGGCGTCGACGCGGCGCTGGTGTCCTCCAGCCACCGGCGGCTGATCGAGCCGGTGCTGGACGCCGTCGGCCGCGAGCACTTCGCGCTGACCGTCGCCGGCGACGAGGTCGCGCGCACCAAGCCCGACCCCGAGCCCTACCTGACCGCCGCGGCCCGGCTGGGCGCCGACCCGGCCCGCTGCGTCGTGCTGGAGGACTCCCCGAACGGCGTCGCGGCGGCGGAGGCGGCGGGCTGCGTGACCGTCGCGGTGCCCGGCGTCCTGCCCGTCCCGCCCGCGCCCGGCCGCGTGGTGGTCGGGTCGCTGCGGGAGGTGAGCCTCGGCATGCTGAGGTCGCTGCCCGCGTTCACCGGGGGATGA
- a CDS encoding ABC transporter permease, producing MAAPIEVSGSDAEAQPEAVLSGVDRKKIQGRSLGQIAWMRLKRDKVALTGGVTVILLILMAIFAPVIVKLFGHPPNEFHQELIDPTLGGPLEPRGGMSKEFLLGLEPGNGRDLFSRIVYGARVSLLVGFLATLIAMVIGTTLGVVAGYFGGWVDWVIARTMDVFLAFPLVMFAIAVVGVLPDSWLGLEGNGLRMAIVIFVIGFFSWPYMGRIVRGQTISLREREFVDAARSMGARSPSILFREILPNLVAPVLVYATLLIPTNILFEAALSFLGVGINPPTPAWGSMLTQAIRSYQIAPYFVIIPGVAIFVTVMAFNLFGDGLRDALDPRTGR from the coding sequence GTGGCCGCACCCATCGAGGTGAGCGGGTCCGACGCCGAAGCGCAGCCGGAGGCGGTGCTCTCGGGCGTCGACCGTAAGAAGATCCAGGGGCGCTCCCTGGGACAGATCGCCTGGATGCGGCTCAAGCGCGACAAGGTCGCGCTCACCGGCGGCGTCACGGTGATCCTGCTCATCCTCATGGCGATCTTCGCGCCTGTGATCGTCAAGCTCTTCGGTCATCCGCCCAACGAGTTCCACCAGGAGCTCATCGACCCGACGCTCGGCGGGCCCCTGGAGCCGCGGGGCGGGATGAGCAAGGAGTTCCTGCTCGGCCTGGAGCCCGGCAACGGCCGCGACCTGTTCAGCCGGATCGTCTACGGCGCGCGGGTGTCGCTGCTGGTCGGGTTCCTGGCGACCCTCATCGCCATGGTGATCGGCACCACCCTGGGCGTGGTCGCCGGCTACTTCGGCGGCTGGGTCGACTGGGTCATCGCCCGGACGATGGACGTCTTCCTCGCCTTCCCGCTGGTGATGTTCGCCATCGCCGTCGTCGGGGTCCTGCCGGACAGCTGGCTCGGCCTGGAGGGCAACGGCCTCCGCATGGCCATCGTGATCTTCGTGATCGGTTTCTTCTCCTGGCCCTACATGGGCCGTATCGTGCGCGGGCAGACCATCTCGCTGCGCGAACGGGAGTTCGTCGACGCCGCCCGCAGCATGGGCGCCCGCAGTCCGAGCATCCTGTTCCGGGAGATCCTGCCGAACCTGGTCGCTCCGGTCCTGGTCTACGCGACGCTGCTGATTCCCACCAACATCCTGTTCGAGGCGGCGCTGTCGTTCCTGGGGGTCGGGATCAACCCGCCGACCCCGGCGTGGGGATCGATGCTCACGCAGGCGATCCGCAGCTACCAGATCGCGCCGTACTTCGTGATCATTCCCGGTGTCGCGATCTTCGTCACGGTCATGGCCTTCAACCTCTTCGGCGACGGCCTCCGGGACGCCCTCGACCCGAGGACCGGACGCTGA
- a CDS encoding PAC2 family protein, translated as MAELDDVPELVDPVLVAAFEGWNDAGEAASGVIAHLESAWEAVPIAELDPDEYYDFQVTRPIVEMTDGETRGITWPTTRMSWARLPNGKDVVLLHGIEPNLRWRSFCRELIGLMLELGVRKVVLLGALLADSPHTRPVPVTGAASEAGLVGTLHLEPARYEGPTGILGVLQDACAKADLDTVSLWAAVPHYVAHPPSPKATLALLRRVEDLLDVTVPLGELPEEARAWEHGVNELAEEDSEVADYVRTLEEQKDATELPEASGDAIAREFERYLRRRDPGRG; from the coding sequence GTGGCCGAGCTCGATGACGTGCCGGAACTCGTGGATCCGGTGCTCGTGGCCGCCTTTGAGGGGTGGAACGACGCCGGGGAGGCCGCCAGCGGCGTGATAGCGCATCTGGAGTCCGCGTGGGAGGCGGTGCCCATCGCCGAGCTGGACCCCGACGAGTACTACGACTTCCAGGTCACCCGCCCGATCGTGGAGATGACCGACGGGGAGACCCGCGGCATCACCTGGCCGACCACCCGCATGTCCTGGGCCCGGCTGCCCAACGGCAAGGACGTGGTGCTGCTGCACGGCATCGAGCCGAACCTGCGGTGGCGGTCGTTCTGCCGCGAGCTGATCGGCCTGATGCTGGAGCTGGGCGTCCGCAAGGTCGTCCTGCTCGGGGCGCTGCTCGCCGACTCCCCCCACACCCGGCCGGTGCCGGTGACCGGCGCCGCGTCCGAGGCCGGGCTCGTCGGCACCCTGCACCTGGAGCCCGCCCGCTACGAGGGGCCCACCGGCATCCTCGGCGTCCTGCAGGACGCGTGCGCCAAGGCCGACCTCGACACGGTGTCGCTGTGGGCGGCGGTGCCGCACTACGTCGCCCACCCGCCCTCGCCCAAGGCGACCCTCGCGCTGCTGCGCCGCGTCGAGGACCTCCTGGACGTCACCGTCCCGCTCGGCGAGCTGCCGGAGGAGGCCCGCGCGTGGGAGCACGGCGTCAACGAGCTCGCCGAGGAGGACTCCGAGGTCGCCGACTACGTCCGCACGCTCGAGGAGCAGAAGGACGCCACCGAGCTGCCCGAGGCGAGCGGCGACGCGATCGCCCGCGAGTTCGAGCGCTACCTGCGCCGCAGGGACCCCGGCCGCGGCTGA
- a CDS encoding ABC transporter substrate-binding protein, producing MALSSGLVALSLGLAACGGGGDDGDGGDGAGYNAAIENIVNPSDKKGGTLRMAISSDIDSTDPGNMYYAWSTNFVRLYSRMLLTYPAKPGDEGRKPAPDLAEDLGTPSDDYKTWTYKLKRGQKYEDGTEIKAADIKYAVARTFDRSVLRSGPSYFADMLDAGDYKGPYKDKNLDNFKGVTTPDDYTVVFHLKRPFPEFNELVNFSGQTAPVPQDKDKGERYGLHPVSSGPYKWEGDYTPGKGGTLVPNDQWDPSDPHRKQLPAKIEMIAGLNAEELDNQLLKGDIHVDLAGSGVQDNARKTILTDDKLKEQADNPVGGFHWYLPINSEVVPNVECRKAMIWAADRDAIWRAYGGDVGGDLATSIMPPDVDGREKGTDYYTKAEKGYKGDVNKAKEALQACGKPEGFEVTMLYRSDRPKEQAVAVALQQSMGRVGIKLNLKGYPANTYVTDQFGSPEFNKKNNVAIGTFGWLSDWPTGYGYLWALTSSDAILPAGNINISMMKDKQIDDWWDQAYETEDPAERAKLYNQIDDRFRSEAYVLPGVYAKSLMFRPDSLKNVFFHKAFGMYNYSTLGVE from the coding sequence ATGGCCCTGTCATCAGGGCTCGTCGCGCTCAGCCTGGGCCTCGCCGCATGCGGCGGCGGGGGTGACGACGGCGACGGCGGCGACGGCGCCGGCTACAACGCGGCGATCGAGAACATCGTGAACCCTTCTGACAAGAAGGGCGGCACGCTGCGGATGGCGATCAGCAGCGACATCGACTCGACCGACCCGGGCAACATGTACTACGCCTGGTCGACCAACTTCGTCCGGCTGTACTCGCGCATGCTGCTGACCTACCCCGCCAAGCCGGGCGACGAGGGACGCAAGCCCGCCCCCGACCTCGCCGAGGACCTGGGCACCCCCAGCGACGACTACAAGACCTGGACCTACAAGCTCAAGCGGGGCCAGAAGTACGAGGACGGCACGGAGATCAAGGCGGCCGACATCAAGTACGCGGTCGCGCGCACCTTCGATCGGTCCGTCCTGCGCAGCGGCCCGTCGTACTTCGCCGACATGCTGGACGCCGGCGACTACAAGGGCCCCTACAAGGACAAGAACCTCGACAACTTCAAGGGCGTCACCACCCCCGACGACTACACCGTCGTCTTCCACCTGAAGCGGCCGTTCCCCGAGTTCAACGAGCTGGTGAACTTCAGCGGCCAGACCGCCCCGGTCCCGCAGGACAAGGACAAGGGCGAGCGGTACGGCCTGCACCCGGTCTCGTCCGGCCCCTACAAGTGGGAGGGCGACTACACGCCGGGCAAGGGCGGCACGCTGGTCCCGAACGACCAGTGGGACCCGTCCGACCCGCACCGCAAGCAGCTCCCCGCCAAGATCGAGATGATCGCGGGGCTGAACGCCGAGGAGCTCGACAACCAGCTCCTCAAGGGTGACATCCACGTCGACCTGGCGGGCTCGGGCGTGCAGGACAACGCCCGCAAGACGATCCTCACCGACGACAAGCTGAAGGAGCAGGCCGACAACCCGGTCGGCGGGTTCCACTGGTACCTGCCCATCAACAGCGAGGTCGTCCCGAACGTCGAGTGCCGCAAGGCCATGATCTGGGCGGCGGACCGCGACGCCATCTGGCGCGCCTACGGCGGTGACGTCGGCGGTGACCTCGCGACCTCGATCATGCCGCCGGACGTGGACGGCCGCGAGAAGGGCACCGACTACTACACCAAGGCCGAGAAGGGCTACAAGGGCGACGTCAACAAGGCCAAGGAGGCCCTGCAGGCCTGCGGCAAGCCCGAGGGCTTCGAGGTCACGATGCTCTACCGCTCGGACCGGCCGAAGGAGCAGGCCGTCGCGGTCGCGCTCCAGCAGTCGATGGGCCGCGTCGGGATCAAGCTCAACCTCAAGGGCTACCCGGCCAACACCTACGTGACCGACCAGTTCGGCTCGCCCGAGTTCAACAAGAAGAACAACGTCGCCATCGGCACCTTCGGGTGGCTGTCGGACTGGCCGACCGGCTACGGGTACCTGTGGGCCCTGACCAGCAGCGACGCGATCCTGCCCGCCGGCAACATCAACATCTCGATGATGAAGGACAAGCAGATCGACGACTGGTGGGACCAGGCGTACGAGACCGAGGACCCCGCCGAGCGCGCGAAGCTGTACAACCAGATCGACGACCGCTTCCGCAGCGAGGCCTACGTCCTGCCGGGCGTCTACGCCAAGTCCCTGATGTTCCGGCCCGACTCGCTGAAGAACGTGTTCTTCCACAAGGCGTTCGGCATGTACAACTACTCCACCCTCGGCGTGGAGTAG
- a CDS encoding ABC transporter permease codes for MIAFFIRRLVGGVVMLLVISAVTFLIFFGLPRAAGQSTDQLAARFAGKSPTAETITAIKERFGFDDPLAVQYGNFLKSIVAGDTYDTGVEKIDCPAPCLGYSFRTNQSVTEQIVDRFPITLSLVVGAAIIWLLAGVSIGVLSALKRGSLFDRAAMIVALAGVSLPIFFTGLLSLTFVVHAWELLPPVSYHSFMDNPFKWASALILPWVTLAFLYAAMYARLTRAGMLETMGEDYIRTARAKGLPERTVITRHALRASLTPVLTIFGLDVGLLFGGAILTEQTFSLKGLGNLALEGVIGSDLPVVLGTVVTLSLAVIVMNLVVDVMYGILDPRVRLS; via the coding sequence GTGATCGCATTCTTCATTCGCCGGCTCGTGGGCGGGGTCGTGATGCTCCTGGTCATCAGCGCGGTGACCTTCCTGATCTTCTTCGGGCTCCCCCGCGCCGCGGGGCAGAGCACCGACCAGCTCGCGGCCCGCTTCGCCGGCAAGTCCCCGACGGCCGAGACGATCACCGCGATCAAGGAGCGGTTCGGGTTCGACGACCCGCTGGCGGTCCAGTACGGCAACTTCCTCAAGTCGATCGTGGCCGGTGACACCTACGACACCGGCGTCGAGAAGATCGACTGCCCGGCGCCGTGCCTGGGGTACTCGTTCCGGACCAACCAGAGCGTCACCGAGCAGATCGTCGACCGCTTCCCCATCACCCTGTCGCTGGTGGTCGGCGCCGCGATCATCTGGCTGCTGGCCGGGGTCTCGATCGGCGTGCTGTCGGCGCTCAAGCGCGGCAGCCTGTTCGACCGCGCCGCGATGATCGTCGCGCTGGCCGGGGTGTCGCTCCCGATCTTCTTCACGGGCCTGCTCTCACTGACGTTCGTCGTCCACGCCTGGGAACTGCTGCCACCGGTCAGCTATCACAGCTTCATGGACAACCCGTTCAAATGGGCCTCCGCGCTGATCCTCCCGTGGGTGACGCTCGCGTTCCTGTACGCGGCGATGTACGCGCGGCTCACGCGAGCGGGCATGCTTGAGACGATGGGCGAGGACTACATACGCACGGCCCGCGCCAAGGGGCTCCCGGAACGGACCGTCATCACCAGACACGCGCTGAGGGCGTCGCTGACGCCGGTGCTGACCATCTTCGGCCTGGACGTCGGGCTGCTGTTCGGCGGAGCGATCCTCACCGAGCAGACCTTCTCCCTCAAGGGGCTCGGCAACCTGGCGCTGGAGGGCGTGATCGGCAGCGACCTGCCGGTGGTGCTGGGCACCGTGGTGACGCTCTCCCTCGCGGTCATCGTCATGAACCTGGTCGTCGACGTCATGTACGGGATCCTCGATCCGAGGGTGAGGTTGTCCTGA
- a CDS encoding ABC transporter permease yields the protein MMGRVTLRNLAAHKIRLVLTAVAVILGVAFVAGTLMFTDTMNKRFDELFSNISQDIAVDVRAKKVVGGDEDGMSAQPIPASVLETVKGVDGVKDPIGNVTGYAAVVGKDGKIVGTPQNGPPQIGVNLTRSAFYELTSGRAPRGPREVVIDEASAEKGGLAIGDTTQVITAGPPQRMKVVGLVDTGNMMGATVTAFDTPTAQRLLLKPGYFTDIEMKSAGPSEEELRDRVAAVLPDNLEAITGTELREEAQSDVAQIMGFFRTFLLVFALISIFVGAFIIFNTFSMLVAQRTRELALLRAIGAARAQVTRAVIGEAVAVGIVGSTLGLAAGAGLASLLQAQMGDAGEGGLVFTATPVIWSYAVGIVVTVVSAYFPARRAAKIPPVAAMRDDVALPQRSMRIRIALGSLLTAVGAGLIAAGLAGTGGNPAVPVGAGAFGVFVGIAMLAPVISVPVLRVLGAPAARLLGPPGRLARQNALRNPRRTAATAAALMIGLALITTVNVLGATMRASIDEQIDAQFGGDYLVQAQGAGGVNPEAQQKVRRTPGVVAASPAYDGQVKIDGKDVFYVAADAAVIVEAARLNIVSGRAASGPSDLMVDEGTAEDRGWKVGSTVPVQFPDGETERLTLAGVYSRSDLIGPRLLSPEMHRRHTLNPTVGIMVVDTVRTDAAMRSALESAVSGYPNLEVADQASLKEDARGQVDGFVTFLTILLIMSVIIAAVGVINTLALSVIERTREIGLLRAIGTSRRQLRRMIRLESIMIAVFGAVLGMGIGVAFGAALQRALADEGLGVLSIPYGTLVLYLGVAAVIGVLAALWPAWRAGRMDVLKAISTE from the coding sequence ATGATGGGCAGGGTCACGCTCCGCAACCTCGCGGCGCACAAGATCAGGCTGGTGCTGACGGCCGTCGCGGTGATCCTCGGCGTGGCGTTCGTCGCCGGGACGCTGATGTTCACCGACACGATGAACAAGCGGTTCGACGAGCTGTTCAGCAACATCAGCCAGGACATCGCGGTCGACGTCCGCGCGAAGAAGGTCGTGGGCGGCGACGAGGACGGGATGTCGGCGCAGCCGATCCCGGCGTCGGTGCTGGAGACCGTCAAGGGCGTGGACGGCGTCAAGGACCCGATCGGGAACGTCACGGGGTACGCGGCGGTCGTCGGCAAGGACGGGAAGATCGTCGGGACGCCGCAGAACGGGCCGCCGCAGATCGGGGTGAACCTGACGCGCAGCGCGTTCTACGAGCTGACGTCCGGCCGCGCGCCGCGGGGGCCCCGCGAGGTCGTCATCGACGAGGCGAGCGCCGAGAAGGGCGGCCTGGCGATCGGGGACACCACGCAGGTCATCACCGCGGGCCCGCCGCAGCGGATGAAGGTCGTCGGGCTGGTCGACACCGGCAACATGATGGGCGCGACCGTCACCGCGTTCGACACCCCGACGGCGCAGCGGCTGCTGCTGAAGCCCGGCTACTTCACCGACATCGAGATGAAGTCGGCGGGCCCGTCGGAGGAGGAGCTGCGCGACCGCGTCGCGGCGGTCCTGCCCGACAACCTGGAGGCGATCACCGGGACGGAGCTGCGGGAGGAGGCGCAGAGCGACGTCGCGCAGATCATGGGCTTCTTCCGGACGTTCCTGCTGGTGTTCGCGCTGATCTCGATCTTCGTCGGGGCGTTCATCATCTTCAACACGTTCTCGATGCTGGTGGCGCAGCGGACCCGTGAGCTGGCGCTGCTGCGCGCGATCGGCGCGGCCCGCGCGCAGGTGACGCGGGCGGTGATCGGCGAGGCCGTCGCGGTCGGGATCGTGGGGTCCACGCTGGGGCTGGCGGCCGGGGCCGGGCTGGCGTCGCTGCTGCAGGCGCAGATGGGCGACGCGGGCGAGGGCGGCCTGGTGTTCACCGCCACCCCGGTGATCTGGTCGTACGCGGTGGGGATCGTGGTGACGGTCGTGTCGGCGTACTTCCCGGCGCGGCGCGCCGCGAAGATCCCGCCGGTGGCGGCGATGCGCGACGACGTGGCGCTGCCGCAGCGGTCGATGCGGATCCGCATCGCGCTCGGGTCGCTGCTCACCGCGGTGGGCGCGGGGCTCATCGCCGCCGGGCTGGCCGGGACGGGCGGCAACCCCGCGGTGCCGGTCGGCGCGGGCGCGTTCGGGGTGTTCGTGGGGATCGCGATGCTCGCGCCGGTGATCAGCGTGCCCGTGCTGCGGGTGCTGGGGGCGCCGGCGGCGCGGCTGCTGGGCCCGCCGGGGCGGCTGGCGCGGCAGAACGCGCTGCGGAACCCGCGCCGCACCGCCGCGACCGCCGCGGCGCTGATGATCGGGCTGGCGCTGATCACCACGGTGAACGTGCTGGGCGCGACGATGCGGGCGTCGATCGACGAGCAGATCGACGCGCAGTTCGGCGGGGACTACCTGGTGCAGGCGCAGGGAGCGGGGGGCGTGAACCCCGAGGCACAGCAGAAGGTGCGGCGGACGCCGGGGGTGGTGGCGGCGTCCCCCGCCTACGACGGCCAGGTGAAGATCGACGGCAAGGACGTGTTCTACGTCGCGGCGGACGCGGCGGTGATCGTCGAGGCGGCCCGGCTGAACATCGTGTCGGGGCGTGCGGCGAGCGGCCCGTCCGACCTGATGGTGGACGAGGGCACCGCTGAGGACCGCGGCTGGAAGGTCGGGTCGACGGTGCCGGTCCAGTTCCCCGACGGCGAGACCGAGCGGCTGACGCTGGCCGGGGTGTACTCCCGGAGCGACCTGATCGGGCCGCGGCTGCTGTCGCCGGAGATGCACCGGCGGCACACCCTGAACCCCACCGTCGGGATCATGGTGGTGGACACGGTCAGGACGGACGCGGCGATGAGGTCGGCGCTGGAGTCGGCGGTGAGCGGCTACCCGAACCTGGAGGTCGCCGACCAGGCGTCGCTGAAGGAGGACGCCCGCGGGCAGGTCGACGGGTTCGTGACGTTCCTGACCATCCTGCTGATCATGTCGGTGATCATCGCGGCGGTCGGCGTGATCAACACGCTGGCGCTGTCGGTGATCGAGCGGACCCGGGAGATCGGGCTGCTGCGGGCGATCGGCACCTCCCGGCGGCAGCTGCGCCGCATGATCCGGCTGGAGTCCATCATGATCGCGGTGTTCGGCGCGGTGCTGGGGATGGGCATCGGGGTCGCGTTCGGCGCGGCGCTGCAGAGGGCGCTCGCCGACGAGGGCCTCGGCGTGCTGTCCATCCCGTACGGGACGCTGGTGCTGTACCTGGGGGTGGCCGCCGTGATCGGTGTGCTGGCGGCGCTGTGGCCGGCGTGGCGGGCCGGGCGCATGGACGTCCTGAAGGCGATCTCCACGGAGTGA
- a CDS encoding ABC transporter ATP-binding protein — translation MAEATEHTRDGLPEAPAGADAAGAAAGGGQEPPRAFLEVRDLKIHFPTDDGLVKSVDGLSFQLERGSTLGIVGESGSGKSVTSLGILGLYNKRNSRMSGEIWLDGKELVGAPESEVRRLRGRDMAMIFQDPLSAMHPYYTVGAQIIEAYRVHNDVSKKVARKHAIDMLGKVGIPRPEQRVDDYPHQFSGGMRQRAMIAMALSCDPNLLIADEPTTALDVTVQAQILDLIRDLQEEFDSAVIMITHDLGVVAEVADDILVMYAGRAVEQAPVDDAFHRPLHPYTWGLLGSMPRLDRARSERLMPITGTPPSLINVPSGCAFHPRCPYRELNDGKSETERPELVEVEPGHRAACHLPLEKRREIWTDEIRPKL, via the coding sequence ATGGCCGAAGCCACCGAGCACACGCGGGACGGGCTGCCGGAGGCTCCCGCCGGCGCCGACGCCGCCGGGGCCGCCGCCGGCGGCGGCCAGGAGCCCCCGCGGGCGTTCCTGGAGGTCCGCGACCTGAAGATCCACTTCCCGACCGACGACGGCCTGGTCAAGTCGGTCGACGGGCTGTCGTTCCAGCTGGAGCGCGGCAGCACCCTGGGGATCGTGGGCGAGTCCGGGTCCGGCAAGAGCGTGACCAGCCTCGGCATCCTCGGCCTGTACAACAAGCGCAACTCCCGGATGTCCGGCGAGATCTGGCTGGACGGCAAGGAGCTCGTCGGCGCCCCCGAGTCCGAGGTCCGCCGGCTCCGCGGCCGCGACATGGCGATGATCTTCCAGGACCCGCTGTCGGCGATGCACCCCTACTACACCGTGGGCGCCCAGATCATCGAGGCCTACCGGGTGCACAACGACGTCTCCAAGAAGGTCGCGCGCAAGCACGCCATCGACATGCTCGGCAAGGTCGGCATCCCCCGGCCCGAGCAGCGGGTCGACGACTACCCGCACCAGTTCTCCGGCGGCATGCGGCAGCGCGCGATGATCGCGATGGCGCTGTCGTGCGACCCGAACCTGCTGATCGCGGACGAGCCGACGACGGCGCTGGACGTGACCGTCCAGGCGCAGATCCTCGACCTGATCCGGGACCTGCAGGAGGAGTTCGACTCCGCCGTCATCATGATCACCCATGATCTCGGGGTCGTCGCGGAGGTCGCCGACGACATCCTGGTGATGTACGCGGGACGCGCGGTGGAGCAGGCGCCGGTCGACGACGCGTTCCACCGGCCGCTGCACCCCTACACGTGGGGCCTGCTCGGCTCGATGCCCCGGCTGGACCGGGCGCGGTCCGAGCGGCTGATGCCGATCACCGGGACGCCGCCGAGCCTGATCAACGTCCCGTCCGGGTGCGCGTTCCATCCGCGCTGCCCCTACCGGGAACTGAACGACGGCAAGAGCGAGACCGAGCGGCCCGAGCTGGTCGAGGTGGAGCCCGGCCACCGGGCGGCGTGCCATCTCCCGCTGGAGAAGCGCCGGGAGATCTGGACCGACGAGATCCGGCCGAAGCTGTGA